One region of Azoarcus sp. CIB genomic DNA includes:
- a CDS encoding IclR family transcriptional regulator, giving the protein MDTTQEDETEGRSSSGVTVKPVVNAVRILRFLTETDTPERAADIARQLSINPSTCFNILRTLAAEDMVAFDPASKTYSPGLGLAKLVGHLVTQGQRLDIARPLLQQFAARFHVTVTLWRQMGYDRIVLVSSEASPSDLRIDMAIGQRLPIFMGASGRLFAAEVDLDPTAMRAAFDKIRWARPLEFDEYCQQVQFAREHQWAIDDGYFSAGIMAIAAPVRDRAGAIAFAVSAVMFRGQYIGADADKLGGEVRKLADKLSNLLF; this is encoded by the coding sequence ATGGACACGACACAAGAGGATGAAACCGAGGGCCGGTCTTCAAGCGGGGTCACCGTCAAGCCTGTCGTCAATGCGGTGCGGATCCTGCGCTTTCTGACGGAGACCGACACCCCGGAGCGCGCGGCGGACATCGCCCGGCAGTTGTCGATCAACCCCAGTACCTGCTTCAACATCCTGCGCACACTGGCCGCCGAGGACATGGTTGCTTTCGATCCCGCGTCGAAGACCTATTCGCCCGGCCTGGGGCTCGCCAAACTCGTAGGACACCTCGTAACACAAGGCCAGCGGCTCGATATCGCGCGCCCACTCCTGCAACAATTCGCCGCCCGCTTCCATGTCACGGTCACCCTGTGGCGCCAGATGGGATACGACCGCATCGTGCTGGTGAGTTCCGAGGCAAGCCCGAGCGATCTGCGCATCGACATGGCGATCGGTCAGCGCCTGCCCATCTTCATGGGCGCCAGCGGCAGACTGTTCGCGGCGGAGGTGGATCTCGACCCGACCGCGATGCGCGCCGCATTCGACAAGATCCGCTGGGCCCGACCGCTGGAGTTCGACGAGTACTGCCAGCAGGTGCAGTTCGCCAGGGAACACCAGTGGGCGATCGATGACGGCTACTTTTCCGCCGGCATCATGGCTATCGCGGCCCCCGTGCGCGATCGCGCCGGTGCCATTGCCTTTGCCGTATCGGCGGTGATGTTCCGGGGCCAGTACATCGGGGCCGACGCGGACAAGCTCGGGGGCGAGGTGCGCAAACTCGCGGACAAGCTGTCGAACCTGTTGTTTTGA
- a CDS encoding cache domain-containing protein encodes MAIRTLVMGLFVLASTWLPPASAAEAVSGSPVSAPDSATRAQALLEKATARLRAVGDRALAEFGRQGDFIDRELYVYVLDMDGTMLTSGGSSTTLVGRKVSEMRDASGKAFFAEMLNKARADGRGEVEYRWVNWTDNTVQRKHAFFEKVGERVVAVGYYISRSSPDQAQAFLEQAVAAMKAAPASAIAEFNRIEGRFVRDDLYVFVIDRKSGRFVAHGTMPRLVGSDGRDLYDQAGTPIVRKMLEQTANRPRGELDYLWKNPVTKRTEEKHTLFEVVGDHIVAVGYFKP; translated from the coding sequence ATGGCGATAAGAACACTCGTGATGGGACTGTTCGTTCTTGCGAGCACCTGGCTGCCGCCGGCAAGCGCGGCCGAAGCGGTTTCGGGTAGCCCGGTGTCAGCACCGGATTCCGCCACGCGCGCGCAGGCATTGCTGGAGAAGGCCACCGCCCGACTTCGTGCCGTCGGCGACCGGGCACTGGCGGAATTCGGCCGGCAGGGCGACTTCATCGACCGTGAGCTCTATGTGTACGTGCTCGACATGGACGGCACCATGCTGACGAGCGGGGGCTCGTCCACGACCCTGGTCGGCCGCAAGGTTTCCGAGATGCGCGACGCCAGCGGAAAGGCTTTCTTCGCGGAGATGCTGAACAAGGCGCGTGCCGATGGCCGCGGCGAAGTGGAGTACCGCTGGGTCAACTGGACCGACAACACTGTTCAGCGCAAGCATGCGTTCTTCGAGAAGGTCGGCGAACGAGTGGTCGCGGTCGGTTACTACATCAGCCGCTCGTCCCCGGACCAGGCGCAGGCCTTCCTGGAACAGGCCGTTGCGGCGATGAAGGCCGCGCCCGCCAGCGCAATTGCCGAATTCAACCGCATCGAAGGCCGCTTCGTGCGGGACGATCTCTACGTGTTCGTAATCGACCGGAAATCGGGACGCTTCGTCGCCCACGGCACGATGCCGCGCCTGGTCGGCTCCGACGGCCGGGACCTGTACGACCAGGCCGGCACGCCCATCGTTCGCAAGATGCTCGAGCAGACCGCGAACCGACCGCGAGGCGAACTCGACTACCTGTGGAAAAACCCGGTCACGAAAAGAACAGAGGAAAAGCACACGCTGTTCGAAGTCGTCGGCGACCACATCGTCGCGGTGGGCTACTTCAAACCCTGA
- a CDS encoding Zn-ribbon domain-containing OB-fold protein, protein MTDRQIVESAQNMTRKLPLLTEDNTPFWQGGAQGRLLIHHCADCTRLFHPPAPICPHCGSFEVAPRAVSGKGKVLSYTINHQAWRPDLIEPYVVAIVELAEQAGLRFVTNIVGLPAEAVHIDMPVRVRFEQHEDVWLPLFEKDA, encoded by the coding sequence TTGACCGATCGTCAAATCGTCGAGAGCGCGCAGAACATGACCCGAAAACTTCCCCTCCTTACCGAGGACAACACCCCGTTCTGGCAGGGCGGCGCGCAGGGGCGCCTGCTCATACATCATTGCGCGGACTGCACGCGCCTCTTTCATCCGCCCGCCCCGATCTGCCCGCACTGCGGCAGTTTCGAGGTGGCACCCCGGGCGGTCTCGGGCAAAGGCAAGGTCCTGAGCTACACGATCAATCACCAGGCATGGCGCCCCGACCTCATCGAGCCGTATGTCGTGGCGATCGTCGAACTCGCGGAACAGGCCGGCCTGCGCTTCGTCACGAATATCGTGGGACTTCCCGCCGAGGCGGTGCATATCGACATGCCCGTCAGGGTGCGCTTCGAGCAGCACGAGGACGTGTGGCTCCCCCTCTTCGAGAAGGACGCATGA
- a CDS encoding thiolase family protein, which produces MMFDRIFEKDVAITGVGQSAVGRPVARSGMRLTLDACLEAIADAGLKRADIDGVACWPGDNNNGDAFSPVGPNALIGTLGLQVNWYGGGYEGPGPLAGIINGAMAIASGLCRHVLVFRTITEASRRKVDKNASALTNKTIGRDSSFFWQWYTPFNVLSAINLMALYTQRHFHEYGTTPEQLAQIALTCRTNAALNPKAIYRTPLSLDDYFASRMISTPLRMLDCDVHCDASTAIILSRADVAKDGPNPPIRLEAIGAALHQPWSWDQIDLTATAARDVGEMMWARTDLKPKDVGSAQLYDGFSILTMIWLEALGLCPRGESGRFVEGGHRIARDGQLPINTNGGQLSGGRTHGLGYVHEACSQLWGRAGERQIAPHHVSVVAAGGGPLGGSVLLVRD; this is translated from the coding sequence ATGATGTTCGACCGAATCTTTGAGAAGGACGTCGCCATCACCGGTGTCGGCCAGTCCGCGGTGGGACGCCCGGTTGCACGATCGGGCATGCGACTCACGCTGGACGCTTGCCTCGAAGCGATCGCCGACGCGGGACTCAAGCGCGCGGACATCGACGGCGTGGCGTGTTGGCCGGGCGACAACAACAATGGCGATGCCTTCTCGCCCGTCGGCCCCAACGCGCTGATCGGCACCCTCGGCCTCCAGGTCAACTGGTACGGAGGGGGCTACGAAGGCCCCGGACCGCTCGCAGGCATCATCAACGGCGCGATGGCGATCGCATCCGGCCTGTGCCGCCACGTGCTGGTCTTCCGCACCATCACGGAGGCGAGCCGCCGCAAGGTCGACAAGAATGCCAGCGCCCTGACGAACAAGACGATCGGACGCGACAGCAGCTTCTTCTGGCAGTGGTACACGCCATTCAATGTGCTCTCCGCGATCAACCTCATGGCGCTCTACACCCAGCGCCACTTTCACGAATACGGCACGACGCCCGAACAACTCGCCCAGATCGCCCTCACCTGTCGCACCAACGCCGCGCTGAACCCCAAGGCGATCTACCGGACGCCGCTCTCGCTCGATGACTACTTCGCCTCGCGCATGATCTCGACTCCCCTGCGCATGCTCGACTGCGACGTCCATTGCGACGCCTCGACCGCGATCATCCTTTCGCGTGCCGACGTCGCCAAGGACGGGCCGAATCCACCAATCCGCCTCGAAGCGATCGGTGCCGCCCTGCACCAGCCCTGGTCGTGGGACCAGATCGACCTCACCGCGACTGCCGCGCGCGATGTCGGCGAAATGATGTGGGCGCGCACCGATCTCAAGCCCAAGGACGTCGGCTCAGCCCAGCTCTACGATGGATTCTCGATCCTCACGATGATCTGGCTCGAAGCGCTCGGGCTATGCCCGCGCGGCGAAAGCGGCCGCTTCGTCGAAGGTGGCCACCGCATCGCCCGCGACGGCCAGTTGCCGATCAATACCAACGGCGGCCAGCTCTCCGGTGGACGCACGCACGGTCTGGGCTACGTTCATGAAGCCTGCTCGCAGCTGTGGGGACGCGCGGGCGAACGACAGATCGCGCCCCATCACGTTTCAGTGGTTGCGGCAGGCGGTGGACCGCTGGGCGGCAGTGTGTTGCTGGTCCGTGACTGA
- a CDS encoding SDR family NAD(P)-dependent oxidoreductase, translated as MSTRLEARSIVVTGGFGALGRAVAQRLVEDGAHVTLVDRAAAPAGGLPAGVAVVLGEVDLSDEAACAAAYARVRVAAGGIDGVVNVAGGFAWEPIEGGALETWDRLYTMNVRTAVASCRAALPHLLARGAGRIVNVGALAAQKAGMGMAAYAASKSGVARLTESLAEELKDRGVTVNAVLPSIIDTPTNRADMPDADASRWVAPDKLAAVIAFLLSDDASAVTGACVPVSGRV; from the coding sequence ATGAGTACTCGACTCGAAGCCAGAAGTATCGTCGTAACCGGTGGATTCGGCGCGCTCGGTCGCGCGGTCGCGCAGCGCCTCGTGGAAGACGGTGCGCACGTCACGCTTGTGGACCGTGCGGCGGCGCCCGCTGGCGGCCTGCCTGCAGGCGTCGCGGTTGTGCTCGGCGAGGTCGACCTGAGCGACGAAGCGGCCTGCGCGGCAGCCTATGCGCGCGTGCGTGTGGCTGCTGGTGGCATCGACGGCGTGGTGAATGTGGCCGGTGGCTTCGCGTGGGAGCCGATCGAAGGCGGAGCGCTCGAGACCTGGGATCGCTTGTACACGATGAACGTGCGTACCGCCGTAGCGAGTTGCCGGGCGGCTCTGCCGCATCTGCTGGCGCGTGGGGCGGGGCGCATCGTGAACGTCGGCGCCTTGGCCGCGCAGAAGGCCGGAATGGGGATGGCGGCGTACGCCGCATCGAAGTCCGGCGTCGCGCGGTTGACCGAATCACTTGCCGAAGAGCTCAAGGACCGTGGCGTCACCGTGAATGCGGTGCTGCCGAGCATCATCGATACCCCCACCAACCGCGCCGACATGCCGGACGCCGATGCCAGCCGCTGGGTGGCGCCGGACAAACTCGCCGCGGTAATCGCCTTCCTGCTCTCGGATGACGCCTCAGCCGTCACCGGAGCCTGCGTGCCGGTGAGCGGCCGGGTGTAG
- a CDS encoding fumarylacetoacetate hydrolase family protein, with translation MRLVTYRDSHGFQRAGALIESDSAIVDLATACEVVNGHGSPIFASVLGLVEAGEEALAAARVLVRKAPSAAVIAREGVKLCAPIQPPPQMRDCSCFELHLRQSFAAARRARVAHLPDPEEALRQMNTRADERVIETFNRQPIYYKCNRFAVIGPDDDVVWPAYSKAMDFELELACYIGRKGKDVPRDKARDYIVGYTIFNDMSARDAQALEMPGMLGPAKSKDFDTGNVMGPCLVTADEVPDPYDLQMIARVNGEEWGRGTTRDMRWTFADVIAHISRSETLYPGEVLGSGTVGNGCGLEQLRYLKPGDVVELEIEAIGTLRTRVTKP, from the coding sequence ATGCGACTCGTCACATATCGTGACTCTCACGGCTTTCAGCGTGCCGGCGCGCTGATCGAATCGGATTCGGCGATCGTCGACCTCGCCACGGCTTGCGAAGTCGTAAACGGCCATGGGTCCCCCATCTTCGCGAGCGTGCTCGGTTTGGTCGAGGCCGGTGAGGAGGCACTTGCAGCGGCGCGCGTCCTGGTGCGGAAAGCTCCGTCGGCGGCGGTCATCGCGCGTGAGGGCGTGAAACTGTGCGCCCCCATCCAGCCGCCGCCGCAGATGCGCGACTGCTCCTGTTTCGAGCTACACCTGCGACAGAGCTTCGCCGCAGCGCGGCGCGCCCGCGTGGCGCACTTGCCCGACCCCGAGGAGGCGCTGCGGCAGATGAACACGCGCGCCGACGAACGCGTCATCGAGACCTTCAATCGCCAGCCGATCTATTACAAGTGCAATCGCTTCGCGGTGATCGGTCCCGACGACGACGTCGTGTGGCCGGCGTACAGCAAGGCGATGGACTTCGAACTCGAGCTGGCGTGCTACATCGGCCGCAAGGGGAAGGACGTGCCGCGCGACAAGGCGCGCGATTACATCGTTGGCTACACGATCTTCAACGACATGAGCGCCCGCGATGCGCAGGCCCTCGAGATGCCCGGCATGCTCGGCCCGGCGAAGAGCAAGGACTTCGATACCGGTAACGTGATGGGGCCTTGCCTCGTCACTGCGGACGAGGTGCCCGATCCTTACGACCTGCAGATGATCGCGCGCGTGAATGGTGAGGAATGGGGGCGTGGCACTACCCGAGACATGCGCTGGACCTTCGCGGACGTGATCGCGCACATCTCCCGCTCGGAAACGCTCTATCCGGGCGAAGTGCTGGGCTCGGGCACGGTCGGCAACGGCTGCGGACTCGAGCAGCTGCGCTATCTCAAACCGGGTGACGTGGTCGAACTCGAGATCGAGGCGATCGGCACGTTGCGCACGCGCGTGACGAAGCCGTGA
- a CDS encoding 3-phenylpropionate/cinnamic acid dioxygenase subunit beta, with protein MSAAQQVAENAPVIGNPIPVGAEIYNRIVGFLYQEATLLDTIRLKEWGATLAPDLVYTVPLRQTRPMSQQAQSVIRTVQHYHDNYRSIMGRIMRLTETRSAWAEDPPSRTRRMVSNVQVFATDRPDEFAVVSYLLLTRSRFDFPDMDVISGERNDLLRVDGEGFKLVRREVILDQAVLGTPNLAIFL; from the coding sequence ATGAGCGCCGCACAACAAGTTGCCGAGAACGCCCCCGTCATCGGAAACCCGATCCCGGTCGGGGCCGAAATCTATAACCGCATCGTCGGCTTCCTCTACCAGGAAGCGACCCTGCTCGACACGATCCGTCTCAAGGAGTGGGGCGCGACGCTTGCGCCCGACCTGGTCTACACCGTGCCTCTGCGACAGACCCGCCCGATGTCCCAGCAGGCCCAGTCGGTTATCCGCACGGTGCAGCACTACCACGACAACTACCGCTCGATCATGGGGCGCATCATGCGGCTCACCGAGACACGTAGCGCGTGGGCCGAGGATCCCCCGTCACGCACCCGCCGCATGGTGAGCAACGTGCAGGTATTCGCTACCGACAGGCCCGACGAATTCGCGGTCGTGAGCTATCTGCTGCTGACACGCAGCCGATTCGACTTTCCCGATATGGATGTCATCAGCGGCGAGCGCAACGATCTGCTGCGCGTCGATGGCGAGGGATTCAAGCTCGTGCGTCGCGAAGTCATTCTCGACCAGGCGGTGCTGGGCACGCCGAACCTTGCGATCTTCCTCTAG
- a CDS encoding 2Fe-2S iron-sulfur cluster-binding protein, producing the protein MPTITFIEHNGTRHEVHADVGQSAMQAATFAGVPGIPGDCGGACACASCHAYVDDAWAGRFAPAEGTEYDMLENVVERQPTSRLTCQLVVGADMDGLTLRLPAAQF; encoded by the coding sequence ATGCCCACGATCACTTTCATCGAACACAACGGCACCCGGCACGAAGTGCACGCCGACGTCGGCCAGTCGGCCATGCAGGCCGCGACCTTTGCCGGCGTTCCCGGCATTCCCGGTGACTGTGGCGGCGCCTGCGCCTGCGCCAGCTGCCATGCCTACGTCGACGACGCCTGGGCGGGGCGTTTTGCGCCCGCCGAAGGTACCGAATACGACATGCTGGAGAACGTCGTCGAGCGCCAGCCTACCAGTCGGCTTACGTGCCAGCTGGTCGTCGGAGCGGACATGGACGGCCTCACGCTGCGGCTGCCGGCTGCGCAGTTCTGA
- a CDS encoding aromatic ring-hydroxylating dioxygenase subunit alpha — translation MLTKASYTLADGTPLSDLVRVPTREVQMRALSDPEIYQLEMDRVFGKTWLLLGHESEVPNSGDFVVRDMGSDSVIVARAKDGNIHVSLNVCPHRGMRISTVDAGNTQIHKCIYHGWAFKPSGEFIGAPVEKECMHGKMMPKEDLGLPQARVTLYGGIIFATWDLEGPSFEEFLGDAKWYFDTLFERSDKGLEVLGPPQRFIVRANWKAAGEQSAADGYHTLTLHRWLGEVGNYSKSGDGGSADLSPEMYGVEVSSPHGHALRCIDLGRKIKKLSGLDPAELTVEQKLEALPPPGMTREMLPQLRKHLSEEQLEVMVSMPPQVGGIFPNVLFAFVYIPQADGSVLGLTLLHAYVPKGPDQLEFVNWVLAEKDAPQELKDRMLMQSIQLFGTSGMVEQDDSDTWPHMTLAAKGARGRRSTLKYQAVYETGAPAGWPGPGIVNEGFTKDDTQWHWWLYWNELMNAKA, via the coding sequence ATGTTGACCAAGGCAAGCTACACGTTGGCGGACGGCACGCCGCTGTCCGATCTGGTTCGCGTCCCGACGCGGGAAGTCCAGATGCGGGCCCTGTCGGATCCGGAGATCTATCAGTTGGAGATGGATCGCGTCTTCGGCAAGACCTGGCTGCTGCTCGGGCACGAATCCGAAGTGCCCAACTCCGGCGACTTCGTCGTGCGCGACATGGGGTCGGACTCGGTCATCGTCGCCCGAGCGAAGGACGGGAACATACACGTCTCGCTCAACGTGTGTCCCCACCGCGGCATGCGCATCTCGACGGTCGACGCGGGCAATACCCAGATTCACAAGTGCATCTACCACGGGTGGGCGTTCAAGCCGAGCGGCGAGTTCATCGGAGCGCCTGTCGAGAAGGAGTGCATGCACGGCAAAATGATGCCGAAGGAGGACCTGGGCCTGCCGCAGGCACGGGTGACGCTCTACGGCGGCATCATTTTCGCGACCTGGGACCTGGAGGGACCGTCGTTCGAAGAATTCCTTGGTGATGCGAAATGGTACTTCGACACCCTGTTCGAGCGCAGCGACAAGGGGCTCGAAGTGCTCGGCCCGCCGCAGCGTTTCATCGTGCGCGCGAACTGGAAAGCCGCGGGCGAACAGTCGGCCGCCGACGGCTACCACACGCTGACCCTGCACCGCTGGCTCGGTGAGGTCGGCAACTACTCCAAGAGTGGCGACGGCGGCAGCGCGGACCTGTCGCCCGAGATGTACGGCGTGGAGGTGAGCTCGCCGCATGGCCATGCGCTGCGCTGCATCGACCTCGGACGCAAGATCAAGAAGCTCTCCGGCCTCGATCCGGCGGAGCTGACGGTGGAGCAGAAACTCGAAGCACTGCCGCCGCCGGGGATGACGCGTGAAATGTTGCCTCAGCTCAGGAAGCACCTGAGCGAAGAGCAGCTCGAAGTGATGGTGTCGATGCCGCCGCAGGTGGGCGGGATTTTCCCCAACGTGCTGTTCGCGTTCGTGTACATCCCGCAGGCCGACGGCTCCGTGCTCGGCCTCACGCTGCTGCACGCCTACGTGCCGAAGGGGCCGGATCAACTCGAGTTCGTGAACTGGGTGCTCGCTGAGAAGGATGCCCCGCAGGAGCTCAAGGACAGGATGCTGATGCAGAGCATCCAGTTGTTCGGCACCTCGGGCATGGTCGAGCAGGACGATTCCGATACCTGGCCCCACATGACCCTCGCCGCCAAGGGCGCGCGCGGGCGTCGCTCGACCCTCAAGTACCAGGCGGTGTACGAGACCGGCGCCCCCGCCGGCTGGCCCGGGCCGGGCATCGTCAACGAAGGGTTCACCAAGGACGACACCCAGTGGCACTGGTGGCTGTACTGGAACGAACTGATGAACGCCAAGGCCTGA
- a CDS encoding MFS transporter → MASNGNHAAIDLTEFRQGWQVVVLSVIGVAISINAALLYGFGVLVIPLEQAFGWDRGSLQAAITFLFGGAVLGLQLVGWLNLRFGMKRVTVISLLLMALGYLATTQIGGSIWSLYAAFFLLPIIGMGALAVTWTQLLNLWFHRNRGLALAIGLSGTGITAALVPRLLDWGVENWDWRAAFVILALLNVLVGLPLTLWWFRLPGERPVSGTKADDGPPLVRSGVSFQEGMLLPRFWICNVALSLVVSAVVGLVTSTVPMLRDKGLSAADATLVFGYFGIALICGRLVVGYLLDRLWPPGVAALSLSLPGVGCLIFLSGTTDPAVMSLAAALVGLGAGAEFDIAAFLIARYFGLKDYGRLFGVHQGLITVASAAAPLMFAAMLSVTGTYFAMLVYCTVATLLGASLLLTLGRSPQFALHAEVQRA, encoded by the coding sequence ATGGCATCAAACGGAAATCACGCGGCGATCGATCTGACCGAGTTCAGGCAGGGCTGGCAGGTCGTTGTTCTGTCGGTGATCGGGGTGGCGATCAGCATCAACGCCGCATTGCTGTATGGCTTCGGCGTCCTGGTGATCCCCCTCGAGCAGGCTTTCGGTTGGGACCGTGGTTCGCTGCAAGCAGCAATCACCTTTCTGTTCGGCGGCGCCGTGCTCGGCCTGCAACTCGTCGGCTGGCTCAACCTGCGTTTCGGCATGAAGCGCGTGACAGTGATTTCGCTGCTGCTGATGGCGCTCGGCTATCTGGCGACGACGCAGATTGGCGGCTCGATCTGGTCGCTCTACGCAGCATTTTTCCTGCTCCCGATCATCGGCATGGGTGCGCTGGCGGTCACCTGGACGCAACTCCTCAATCTCTGGTTCCACCGCAACCGCGGACTGGCGCTCGCGATCGGGCTTTCGGGCACCGGTATCACCGCCGCGCTGGTACCGAGGCTACTGGACTGGGGGGTCGAGAACTGGGACTGGCGGGCCGCCTTCGTAATCCTGGCGCTGCTCAATGTGCTGGTGGGACTGCCGCTGACCCTATGGTGGTTCCGCCTGCCTGGCGAACGTCCGGTAAGCGGCACGAAGGCAGACGACGGTCCGCCGCTGGTGCGGAGCGGCGTCAGCTTCCAGGAAGGAATGCTCCTGCCGCGATTCTGGATCTGTAACGTGGCGTTGTCGCTGGTCGTGTCGGCGGTGGTGGGCCTCGTCACCAGTACCGTGCCGATGTTGCGAGACAAAGGGCTGTCGGCGGCGGATGCGACCCTTGTCTTCGGTTACTTCGGCATTGCGCTGATTTGCGGTCGCCTGGTGGTCGGCTACCTGCTCGACCGGCTGTGGCCGCCCGGCGTGGCAGCCTTGAGCCTTTCCCTGCCCGGGGTGGGTTGTCTGATCTTCCTGTCGGGAACCACCGATCCGGCCGTCATGAGTCTTGCAGCGGCGCTGGTCGGACTTGGCGCGGGCGCCGAATTCGACATCGCGGCCTTCCTCATCGCACGCTACTTCGGCCTCAAGGACTACGGCCGGTTGTTCGGCGTGCATCAGGGGCTCATCACGGTCGCGTCGGCAGCCGCGCCGCTGATGTTTGCTGCGATGCTGAGTGTCACCGGTACCTACTTTGCCATGCTCGTCTATTGCACCGTGGCCACCCTGCTCGGCGCGTCATTGCTGCTGACGCTCGGGCGCAGTCCCCAGTTTGCCCTGCACGCCGAAGTGCAGCGGGCCTGA
- a CDS encoding FAD-dependent oxidoreductase, with translation MSLDSVVIVGAGHGGVQVAISLRQEGFGGRIVLVNDEPGLPYQRPPLSKAYLLGKINATAMLFRPETFYADQRIELVHDRVAAIDRQNRRVMLDSGSALDFGHLVLATGAHNRPLNVPGSTLGGIFGIKTKADADFLSPLVKQARNVVVIGAGFIGLEFAAVAAAEGAAVEVLELGDRPMARAVSPQMSELFRAAHEGWGVKFNFRTGLAELEGEDGKVSAVTTSDGRRLPAELVVFGIGVIPNVQLALEAGLDIDNGIRVNSSLLTSDPHISALGDVAAFPCVQNGENLTRLESVQNAVDQGKLIAARLVGKPAPYTALPWFWTDQGNLKLQIAGLSIGADNYVTLGDAAAQQLSVLCFRGEELIAVESCNRPGDHVFARKILARPPALTPATAAAPDFDLKAWEAANRP, from the coding sequence ATGTCGCTCGATTCAGTGGTGATCGTGGGGGCGGGGCACGGGGGCGTGCAAGTGGCGATTTCGCTGCGCCAGGAAGGGTTCGGGGGCCGCATCGTGCTCGTGAACGACGAGCCCGGTCTGCCTTACCAGCGACCGCCCCTGTCGAAGGCCTACCTTCTCGGCAAGATCAACGCCACTGCGATGCTCTTCCGGCCGGAGACCTTTTACGCGGATCAGCGCATCGAGCTCGTCCATGATCGGGTAGCGGCGATCGATCGGCAGAACCGTCGTGTCATGCTCGACTCGGGGAGTGCGCTCGACTTCGGCCATCTGGTGCTCGCGACCGGCGCCCACAATCGGCCGCTCAACGTGCCGGGTTCGACGCTGGGCGGTATCTTCGGCATCAAGACCAAGGCGGATGCCGATTTCCTGTCGCCGCTGGTGAAGCAGGCCAGGAACGTCGTCGTGATCGGTGCCGGCTTCATCGGTCTGGAGTTCGCTGCGGTGGCGGCGGCCGAAGGAGCTGCGGTCGAAGTGCTTGAACTCGGCGACCGCCCGATGGCACGGGCAGTGTCCCCGCAGATGTCGGAGCTCTTCCGTGCCGCACACGAAGGCTGGGGCGTGAAGTTCAACTTCCGTACCGGTCTGGCGGAGCTGGAAGGCGAGGACGGCAAGGTGAGTGCCGTGACGACATCGGATGGACGACGTCTGCCTGCCGAGTTGGTCGTCTTCGGCATCGGCGTGATTCCCAACGTGCAGCTCGCGCTCGAGGCCGGACTCGACATCGATAACGGGATTCGCGTCAACTCCAGTCTCCTCACTTCGGACCCCCACATCTCCGCGCTGGGTGACGTCGCCGCCTTCCCGTGCGTGCAAAACGGCGAAAATCTCACGCGCCTGGAGTCCGTGCAGAACGCCGTCGACCAAGGCAAGCTCATCGCGGCCCGCCTCGTGGGCAAACCCGCACCCTACACAGCGCTGCCCTGGTTCTGGACCGACCAGGGCAATCTCAAGCTGCAGATCGCCGGTCTGTCGATCGGGGCTGACAACTACGTGACGCTGGGCGATGCCGCCGCGCAACAGCTCTCGGTGCTGTGCTTCCGCGGGGAGGAGCTGATCGCGGTCGAGTCCTGCAACCGCCCCGGCGACCACGTGTTCGCACGCAAGATCCTCGCACGCCCCCCGGCGTTGACGCCCGCTACCGCCGCTGCCCCCGATTTCGATCTGAAAGCCTGGGAAGCGGCCAACCGGCCCTGA
- a CDS encoding ferredoxin — translation MSEQNEKLHKVIVDRSRCCGYGLCAALCPDVYKLDGDGIVYLDSEFVPAGQEEAAIEGAAACPAEAIRVEAPGA, via the coding sequence ATGAGCGAACAGAACGAAAAACTTCACAAGGTTATTGTCGATCGCAGCCGCTGCTGCGGTTACGGATTGTGCGCGGCCCTGTGCCCCGACGTGTACAAGCTGGACGGCGACGGCATCGTCTATCTCGACAGCGAGTTCGTCCCCGCCGGCCAGGAAGAGGCCGCGATCGAGGGGGCTGCCGCCTGCCCCGCCGAGGCGATCCGTGTCGAAGCACCGGGCGCCTGA